The Paenibacillus sp. FSL H7-0357 nucleotide sequence CACGACCTGCCGGGCCGCCCGGGGGCTTCCTGCAGCACGGGCGATCCCGCCATAGGTCATAACCTTCCCCTCGGGGATGGATTGAATAATGCAAATAACCTTCTCTGTAAATGGTGTCATAAGGGCTCCTTAAGCTTAACGTAGGCAGTAGTATCTTTAGTATCAATACAATGAATTATAACAGAGGGGGCACGTGGTTTGGGAACATTGATACCCGATAAACGCGGGATGAAGCTGATGTCCAATGAGCCGAAAGGGATTGGCGGCTGGCTGGTGCTTGTACAGCTTGGGCTTTTTCTTACTATTTTTACGTTGACTTTATCCGTCATCCATTTTTTCTTCACAACGCTTGGCGGAGAGGTTTGGGATACACTTACTTCACCGGATTCTAACGTTTATGATCAGCTATGGAAGCCGACACTGATTTTCGAATTGGCTGGCAACGTTGTCTTTCTTTTGTTTGCAGCTTTTCTGGTCGTGTTGATGTACCGCAAGAAAGCTTCTTTTCCGCGCTGGATAATCCTTTTTTATGCCGCCAATACGCTGTTTCATATCGTTGATTATGTGCTGCTCACCAATATTCCGCTGCTTGCCGAGTTCGGAGAGGATCCGGACGTGCAAAGTATTGCCAGAAGCCTGGTTCCGCTCATCATATGGATTCCTTATTTTATCCGGTCGCGCAGAGTACACAACACATTTATCAATTAAGTACATAACACACTTTTTCAGAAGGAGCCGCAGCCGCGGCTTCTTTTTTGTGCAAAGATAAGCGTACTATGTCAACAAGCTAAAACTGACTATAAAAGCAACTCAAACACACCTAACTCTTTGTTTTCCAAAAAATAGTTAGCAACTGACGAAGAGCGATGGACAGAACCGGAAGGTCTCGAACTTGAAAGGAAATAGCCTCGTGTTCAATCCTGTTATGCAATCTGGCTGAGTGCAGATCGAGATCTAACGTACAATTCGCATTAACAGGACGAGGTGGATAAGGCTTATTTACGAGGTCTGGGCCTCTAGAATTTAATCCGATCTTCCCTCAGTCCCAGACCCACCGGTTCAGTCATTTCAGGCTTGTTCAGGCAACATCCAGCGTAATGAAACAGCTAAAACGGAGCTTCTTATTGATCTCCTTGGCAAACGGACAAGAGGGCTTGGTGGAGAGAAAGGGCTTCTTGTCACGTAGCATCGCAAATGCAATTTTCAGCATCTTATTCCCCATAGCTACAAAAATGGAGCGAGGATGCTTCCCGCGGCTCTTTAACCGCTCGTAAAACGGTTTGAGATCCGGGTTATGCAGGCAGAGGCTTCGACCGGCTAAGTAGGCAACATAGCGCAAATGAGAGTTCCCTTGCTTGGAAATTTTTCCATAAGATCCGGCACTTCCGCCCGTTTGCTTAACGACGGGATTCGTTCCTGCTTTCTTAATCAACTGTCCGGCATGAGTGTAATGGGACACATCGCCAATCTCAGCGTAGAGCTCGGCTGCAGTGGAAACGCCAAGGCCTGGAACGGTAAGTAAAACCCGCCCGTCGGTCTGAAGCAAAAGGGCTTCGATCTCCTGCTCAAGCGTATCGATCTTAGCGTCAAAGGCGCGAAGATCCTGCAGCTTCATTCGCAGCAGAAGGAGTTCGGGACGAAGCGTTTGTTCGTCAGATGAGAGCGACTCCGCAGCCACCAGAAGGAGCTTGCGAATCGCAGCGACTCGAAGCTTCAGGTTATGCT carries:
- a CDS encoding DUF2569 domain-containing protein, whose product is MGTLIPDKRGMKLMSNEPKGIGGWLVLVQLGLFLTIFTLTLSVIHFFFTTLGGEVWDTLTSPDSNVYDQLWKPTLIFELAGNVVFLLFAAFLVVLMYRKKASFPRWIILFYAANTLFHIVDYVLLTNIPLLAEFGEDPDVQSIARSLVPLIIWIPYFIRSRRVHNTFIN
- a CDS encoding transposase, which encodes MDIVWREFQGYADHQNGRARKIKVFSNFWGKASLFFMEHYPHPAAICKLGETGLRRLSIQHNLKLRVAAIRKLLLVAAESLSSDEQTLRPELLLLRMKLQDLRAFDAKIDTLEQEIEALLLQTDGRVLLTVPGLGVSTAAELYAEIGDVSHYTHAGQLIKKAGTNPVVKQTGGSAGSYGKISKQGNSHLRYVAYLAGRSLCLHNPDLKPFYERLKSRGKHPRSIFVAMGNKMLKIAFAMLRDKKPFLSTKPSCPFAKEINKKLRFSCFITLDVA